TCAGAGAGCTTCCATGTGTCGATTGGTGATACCGTGGTGTTGTTCGAAAGGGTGTGCACAAACTGATAGGCATTGTTAAAACTTGCCTTTACCGATAAATCCGGTCTGAGAAAATATCGACCTGAAACCCGAATCTCTGGTCCGCCATAGGTTTTAATTACCTCTCCACTGCCATATTGTACCGTGTCTCTAACCGTGGCTTCGTTCTTGGGCTGGCCTTCGCTATAAGTTCGCTGAGAACCACTGCCCAAAGCGGCAAAAAAGGCATACCGTAACCCCACATCAACGAGCAACTTGTCAGACACCTTAAATTGATCACCGATAAAAACAGCTGCTTCAAAGGCCTGTTCACGATCAATTTCAATCTGTTGCACATCAGATTCGGGGCCGTTGGGTTCTTTACTGCCCGGGTTCACTGAATAATATTTTGAGGTGATGCCGTAGTCAAGCGTATGGCGGTCATTCAACAGGGTGCGCAGCTTGTACTTCAACTGTGTTTCGTTAATGCCATAGTCAAGTTCGAAATCAGTGTTTGATTCCCCGTCAAAATCAATCCCAAAGCGGTAGTCACTATTTCCAACGAAAAGGACCCTGTTTGTTTTGTCGTTTAATTTGTGGTCCCATCGAATAGAGGCAAGTCCATTACTGTAATGATAGAGAGAGTCTGAGGTAATGCTAAAATCGTCACGGCTATAATAACCCGTGGCCTTTATTTCATTGTTATCATCTATGCGATGATGGTATTTTACAATACCGTCAAAGAACGAGGCGTTTCTATTGTTAAGGGATTCGTCGTCCAAGGAACGTAAGATCCAATCGGCATAGGCGCCCCTTGCCCCCACCACCAATGACGATTTCTCTTTTTCAATAGGAATCTCAAGTGCCAAATTACCAGTTACCGGGCCTATGGAGCCCTCTCCTGAAAATTTCTCCACATTGCCATTTTTTGTTCTGATGTCGAATACCGAAGAAAGCCGCCCGCCAAACTCAACAGGCACACTGCCTTTGTAGATGTTTACCCCTTCTGTGGCAAAGGGGTTCAGGGCTTGAAATATGCCGAAAAAATGCGTGGGGTTGTAAATGATAGCATCGTCGAGCAAAATGAGGTTCTGGTCGGTTTTTCCACCACGCACATTGATACCGGAAGCACCTTCGCCCGCAGAAGAGATTCCCGGTAATGTCTTGGCAACTTGTAAAATATCGCGCTCGCCAAGTACCAACGGAATGTTCTTTGATTGTTCACTTTCAATCTTTTCGCTTCCTGTAACCGCATCTTCAACATTACTTGCCGCATCAGCCTCTACCACTACCTCTTTCAATTGTTCGACCCCTTCCTCAAGATAGAGATCAAGGGTGCCGTCGTTGTAAATGATGATTTCGCGTTCGGCATCTTCTATTCCCATGGCGGAAGCGCTCAAAACATGGTATCCAGGGGGTAATTTAAGTTTATAGTTGCCATTTTGATCGGTAATCGTAACTTGATTTGCTCCCCTGACCCTGATGGCCAGATCAGATATGGGCTCTCCAGATTCTGTATTGATGGCCCTACCACTTAGTTCAAAGCTTGTTTGGGAACTGGTTCTGTCTGCCTTGCCAATAGCAATTACTTCTTGTTCGCGCTTTTTCTGCCGAACTTCATCGTTGAAAAAAACAGGGGGTGGCCTCAGGCCTATCGGTGTGGCCGTTGGTTCACGCCCAATACTATCACGGGCCTTCCCAAAAAAGTCTTTGGGCAGTTCATCGTAAACGAGCGTGTTCTTCAATAAAAACACCTTATTCTTTTTGTCGGTAATGTAAAAGTTAAGGTCACTTTCGTCTAAAATCTTTACAAGGGCAGACGACAAGGGCTCATCAATAAAAGAGGCCGTTACGTTCTTATCGGCAAGCCATTCATCCAAAAAATAGAAATAACTGCCCGATTGTCGTTCCAACTCTAGAATGGCCTCTTTTAAGGAAGTATTTTCGAAGGTGGCCGAAACAGATTTTTCTTGGGCATTCAACAATCCGATTGTGAACATTAAAATAAAGAAAAACTTTTTTTTGGGGGCAGCAAAACTGCCCATTAAGGATAGTGAATGGTGCGGCATTTAGAATCTTGAGAATTAGCTATGTCTCCAAGATACTAAAAAGTGGCAAGGTGTTCTGATATTTGATGTCTCGATTTAATATTTGATACAAGCTGCTACTTTTCAGGAGTGAAAATCAGCAAATGCTGAGATTTTTCCTTTATCTCCTCCTCATTCATCATCATCTTTTTGAACTCGCCGTTTACGTACATTTCAGCCTGATCCCTGTAGTGTTTGCTCAGGGGGTTGCCCGATTGCCCCGTGGGCAATATGCTCAGTCCGTTCTCGATATCTGAAAAATCTATGATCCGCCTAGTAGAAGGACCTGAGCTTACCCTGTAATAAAGCGTGCTGTCATATGGGAAACCAAGATTGTTAATGACTTCACGACTACCATGAATGGGAAATGGCCCAACATTAAAGAAACTTTTGAGCGCCTTTACTTGCCCAATCGGATGGCCATGCTCAAGGGTGTGTACCTTTTGCCATTGCCACTGCGATATGTCGTCACCAAAATCTTCTTGCAGCGACTGCCAAGCCTGCATGAACGATTTTAACACAATTTCATACCGGGTCTCTTTTTTGTCTGGGGTGGTCACGTCATCCCACCAAATACCCTCATCCCTTCTGGCGCCTGGGGCAATTTGCCTTTTTAATAGGTGGGTAGACAAAAATTGTTTGAACTGTTCAGGCCCCAGCTCATCTTCAAAGGTGTTCTTCAAAACAAAATATTCACTACGATGGTAAAAAGTGCCTGCTATCGATTCGAGAGGGTAATCGCCTTTCCAGTTCTTCAACTCATCAAGCAGCATCACTTGGTTTTCATTCAACTCTCGAACTTCCATGTG
This portion of the Flagellimonas lutaonensis genome encodes:
- a CDS encoding TonB-dependent receptor, whose translation is MFTIGLLNAQEKSVSATFENTSLKEAILELERQSGSYFYFLDEWLADKNVTASFIDEPLSSALVKILDESDLNFYITDKKNKVFLLKNTLVYDELPKDFFGKARDSIGREPTATPIGLRPPPVFFNDEVRQKKREQEVIAIGKADRTSSQTSFELSGRAINTESGEPISDLAIRVRGANQVTITDQNGNYKLKLPPGYHVLSASAMGIEDAEREIIIYNDGTLDLYLEEGVEQLKEVVVEADAASNVEDAVTGSEKIESEQSKNIPLVLGERDILQVAKTLPGISSAGEGASGINVRGGKTDQNLILLDDAIIYNPTHFFGIFQALNPFATEGVNIYKGSVPVEFGGRLSSVFDIRTKNGNVEKFSGEGSIGPVTGNLALEIPIEKEKSSLVVGARGAYADWILRSLDDESLNNRNASFFDGIVKYHHRIDDNNEIKATGYYSRDDFSITSDSLYHYSNGLASIRWDHKLNDKTNRVLFVGNSDYRFGIDFDGESNTDFELDYGINETQLKYKLRTLLNDRHTLDYGITSKYYSVNPGSKEPNGPESDVQQIEIDREQAFEAAVFIGDQFKVSDKLLVDVGLRYAFFAALGSGSQRTYSEGQPKNEATVRDTVQYGSGEVIKTYGGPEIRVSGRYFLRPDLSVKASFNNAYQFVHTLSNNTTVSPIDTWKLSDLNIRPQTGYQASLGLYKNFNDNMYELSLEGYFKRMDDVLDFKTGANLFLNRNVETEILQGEGKAYGIEFLLKKKRGKFNGWLGYTYSRSFYKFDSDFSEERINNGEFFPSNFDKPHDVSLISNYRITRRYSISMNFVCQTGRPVTYPIGTFRFNNSDFVFYSDRNKFRIPDYYRLDIGVNIEGNHRKNKLAHSFWTISVYNVLGRNNPYSVFFVTEAGEVKALQSSIFAIPVPSITYNFKF